One segment of Strix uralensis isolate ZFMK-TIS-50842 chromosome 11, bStrUra1, whole genome shotgun sequence DNA contains the following:
- the GRAMD2A gene encoding GRAM domain-containing protein 2A isoform X3 has translation MAQRLLAAGSSDPPLALRLHCPQPGGTPLRPSRAASKYNSQYHKLFKDIPTEESVLKVCSCALQRDILIQGRLYISPNWLCFYANLFGKDIKVVIPVVSVQLIKKHKTARLLPNGLAITTNASRKYIFVSLISRDSVYDVLRRVCTHLQVSSKKSLSLKELTEEPDAVSLEVIVPEGKWRKVSPASLSLSLPDTDYQCIHRTSVSSLNAKESSFTSEEPLVSESAINTEEELEVEQSCVAELRPSDYQLLKIFIVLICLLVVSSSYLAFRIFRLEQQLCSLNRDYLSRGHRR, from the exons ATGGCACAGCGTTTGCTGGCTGCTGGATCGTCCGACCCTCCTCTAGCCCTTCGTCTCCACTGTCCCCAGCCCGGTGGGACCCCCCTGCGCCCGTCCCGG GCCGCTAGCAAGTACAACTCCCAGTACCACAAGCTGTTCAAGGACATCCCGACGGAGGAGAGCGTGCTGAAAG TTTGCTCCTGCGCGCTCCAGAGAGACATCCTCATCCAGGGAAGGCTTTACATCTCCCCCAACTGGCTCTGCTTCTACGCAAACCTTTTCGGGAAGGACATCAAG GTTGTCATCCCGGTGGTCTCCGTACAGCTGATAAAAAAGCACAAGACCGCTCGGCTGCTGCCCAACGGCTTGGCCATCACCACCAACGCCAGCAGAAAG TACATCTTCGTGTCCCTCATCTCCCGCGACAGCGTCTACGATGTCCTGAGGAGAGTCTGCACACACCTGCAG GTTTCCAGTAAGAAGAGCTTGAGTTTGAAGGAGCTGACAGAGGAGCCTGACGCCGTGTCGCTG GAGGTGATCGTCCCCGAGGGCAAGTGGAGGAAGGTGTCACCTGCCTCGCTGTCACTGTCACTGCCAGACACCGACTACCAGTGCATCCACCGGACCTCTGTCAGCAGCCTGAATGCCAAGGAGAGCTCCTTCACCTCTGAGGAGCCCCTGGTTTCGG AAAGTGCAATAAACactgaggaggagctggaggtggAGCAGAGCTGCGTGGCGGAGCTGAGACCCTCCGACTACCAGCTCCTGAAGATCTTCATTGTACT CATCTGCCTCCTGGTCGTGTCCTCGTCGTACCTGGCGTTTCGCATCTTCCgtctggagcagcagctctgctctctgaaCCGGGACTACCTCTCCCGTGGGCACAGGAG GTGA
- the GRAMD2A gene encoding GRAM domain-containing protein 2A isoform X2, translating into MHEKAAPLKSPEPMHSREKLEASHKEKSLDSLDGSLHLNEALKDEDIKKCHREVAASKYNSQYHKLFKDIPTEESVLKVCSCALQRDILIQGRLYISPNWLCFYANLFGKDIKVVIPVVSVQLIKKHKTARLLPNGLAITTNASRKYIFVSLISRDSVYDVLRRVCTHLQVSSKKSLSLKELTEEPDAVSLEVIVPEGKWRKVSPASLSLSLPDTDYQCIHRTSVSSLNAKESSFTSEEPLVSESAINTEEELEVEQSCVAELRPSDYQLLKIFIVLICLLVVSSSYLAFRIFRLEQQLCSLNRDYLSRGHRR; encoded by the exons ATGCATGAAAAAGCAGCTCCCCTGAAGAGCCCCGAGCCCATGCACAGCCGTGAGAAACTGGAGGCATCCCACAAGGAAAAGAGTTTGGATTCCCTCGATGGCAG cCTCCACTTGAATGAAGCCCTGAAGGATGAAGACATCAAGAAATGCCACCGGGAAGTG GCCGCTAGCAAGTACAACTCCCAGTACCACAAGCTGTTCAAGGACATCCCGACGGAGGAGAGCGTGCTGAAAG TTTGCTCCTGCGCGCTCCAGAGAGACATCCTCATCCAGGGAAGGCTTTACATCTCCCCCAACTGGCTCTGCTTCTACGCAAACCTTTTCGGGAAGGACATCAAG GTTGTCATCCCGGTGGTCTCCGTACAGCTGATAAAAAAGCACAAGACCGCTCGGCTGCTGCCCAACGGCTTGGCCATCACCACCAACGCCAGCAGAAAG TACATCTTCGTGTCCCTCATCTCCCGCGACAGCGTCTACGATGTCCTGAGGAGAGTCTGCACACACCTGCAG GTTTCCAGTAAGAAGAGCTTGAGTTTGAAGGAGCTGACAGAGGAGCCTGACGCCGTGTCGCTG GAGGTGATCGTCCCCGAGGGCAAGTGGAGGAAGGTGTCACCTGCCTCGCTGTCACTGTCACTGCCAGACACCGACTACCAGTGCATCCACCGGACCTCTGTCAGCAGCCTGAATGCCAAGGAGAGCTCCTTCACCTCTGAGGAGCCCCTGGTTTCGG AAAGTGCAATAAACactgaggaggagctggaggtggAGCAGAGCTGCGTGGCGGAGCTGAGACCCTCCGACTACCAGCTCCTGAAGATCTTCATTGTACT CATCTGCCTCCTGGTCGTGTCCTCGTCGTACCTGGCGTTTCGCATCTTCCgtctggagcagcagctctgctctctgaaCCGGGACTACCTCTCCCGTGGGCACAGGAGGTGA
- the GRAMD2A gene encoding GRAM domain-containing protein 2A isoform X1: protein MHEKAAPLKSPEPMHSREKLEASHKEKSLDSLDGSLHLNEALKDEDIKKCHREVAASKYNSQYHKLFKDIPTEESVLKVCSCALQRDILIQGRLYISPNWLCFYANLFGKDIKVVIPVVSVQLIKKHKTARLLPNGLAITTNASRKYIFVSLISRDSVYDVLRRVCTHLQVSSKKSLSLKELTEEPDAVSLEVIVPEGKWRKVSPASLSLSLPDTDYQCIHRTSVSSLNAKESSFTSEEPLVSESAINTEEELEVEQSCVAELRPSDYQLLKIFIVLICLLVVSSSYLAFRIFRLEQQLCSLNRDYLSRGHRR from the exons ATGCATGAAAAAGCAGCTCCCCTGAAGAGCCCCGAGCCCATGCACAGCCGTGAGAAACTGGAGGCATCCCACAAGGAAAAGAGTTTGGATTCCCTCGATGGCAG cCTCCACTTGAATGAAGCCCTGAAGGATGAAGACATCAAGAAATGCCACCGGGAAGTG GCCGCTAGCAAGTACAACTCCCAGTACCACAAGCTGTTCAAGGACATCCCGACGGAGGAGAGCGTGCTGAAAG TTTGCTCCTGCGCGCTCCAGAGAGACATCCTCATCCAGGGAAGGCTTTACATCTCCCCCAACTGGCTCTGCTTCTACGCAAACCTTTTCGGGAAGGACATCAAG GTTGTCATCCCGGTGGTCTCCGTACAGCTGATAAAAAAGCACAAGACCGCTCGGCTGCTGCCCAACGGCTTGGCCATCACCACCAACGCCAGCAGAAAG TACATCTTCGTGTCCCTCATCTCCCGCGACAGCGTCTACGATGTCCTGAGGAGAGTCTGCACACACCTGCAG GTTTCCAGTAAGAAGAGCTTGAGTTTGAAGGAGCTGACAGAGGAGCCTGACGCCGTGTCGCTG GAGGTGATCGTCCCCGAGGGCAAGTGGAGGAAGGTGTCACCTGCCTCGCTGTCACTGTCACTGCCAGACACCGACTACCAGTGCATCCACCGGACCTCTGTCAGCAGCCTGAATGCCAAGGAGAGCTCCTTCACCTCTGAGGAGCCCCTGGTTTCGG AAAGTGCAATAAACactgaggaggagctggaggtggAGCAGAGCTGCGTGGCGGAGCTGAGACCCTCCGACTACCAGCTCCTGAAGATCTTCATTGTACT CATCTGCCTCCTGGTCGTGTCCTCGTCGTACCTGGCGTTTCGCATCTTCCgtctggagcagcagctctgctctctgaaCCGGGACTACCTCTCCCGTGGGCACAGGAG GTGA